Below is a genomic region from Sander vitreus isolate 19-12246 chromosome 15, sanVit1, whole genome shotgun sequence.
CCAGACCGTCCTCACCCAGATTACGACTGTGTAGGTTGATTGTGCAAGCtactatttaaaacaaaacagaaataactaaatatacaaACCGCACCACATTTCCCCCTTTACGGTATTTTCGTATATATTGTAAGAATTGATCTGATCAGCTTAAACAAGACAAGAACATGTTGCTGCATTTGTGCATATCACTATACCTGCCACTGCAAGGCACAGTAGTCCACCCCCTACGGCTCCTAGTGCCGCTCCTATGGTAGACGTTATCTGACCCTCACCAGCAAGATACCCAAACAGACATCCAACACCCATACCAGAAAGAACTGCAGTTCGAATACAAGCTAGTTTGGATTGTCTTCCTACTTCTGCAACATTTTGAACCTGTTGTAAGGCAGTTTCAGCCTCTTGGAGCATCTCAGCGGTGTAGAAGCTTGCTTCTTCTGCCTGAACCTTATCGTTGATCTTCTTCAGTAGCTCAGAGACCTTTTCGGGACGATTGTCAAGAAGATGGTATCCATAATCGCACTTTTTGATTAGCTCGTGGAGATTTTCATTGCAATGAATAAAGTCCTCTATGGTACCTTTCAGCTCTACTCCACGGGTGAACAACACCATAGTGTAATCCATTGTGTTTTTGCCAAAAGTATCGCAAATGGTTTTTACCATGTCTTCTACTTTCTTTGTGTATTTATCTCTCACACTCAGCACAATCAGGAACACATGAGGACCAGGTTTGGCAAGTTTGATGGATTTCTTGATCTTTCTCACAATCTCCTCTTCTGTTTGGTCAGTGCTTAACAGACCAGGAGTATCAACAACGACCACATTTTGgttgttaatttttttcttttccttctggCACTTCTCTGTGACAGGAGATAGACCGGGCTTTGAGTGGAATAGGTCATCGCCCAGGATGATGTTTCCTGAAAAACTCTTCCCAACTCTGACCTTTCCAAGCAGGACGATCCTCAGCTCTGGCTTTTCACCTGCTGGAAAATTTTATAGACGTTAGTATAGTAAGAATTTCCTCTGTCATGATGTTATGTCAAACACTCAAATCTATGACAATATATGAGATTGTGAGTCAGATGTTGACATTCAGATCGATTCCACTATCATGTCTCTACGGTAAGCCAATTTTGCAATGGTGAATCATACCccaccctactctgcctctgatagCTAGTATTGGTTGTCTTCATTGGTTAGGTTGGTTACTTTGGTTAGTTTTAGAAGAAGAGTAGGATTGGTTAGTGTTAGAATACGAGGGTAAACTGATCAAAGGCAGGGTAGGTCATGCCTTCGCTATCCTAGGAAAATAAAAGAttgtgtacagtaaatatgaagctgctgCAAGCTGCCTGTCAGAGTAATGTGGGAACCTAACCATGTGGactttttaaacaaagaaaaaactcTGAAAACATGGGGCCTCCCCTTTCAAAGGAACTGCAGACACAGCCTGGACAGCCAACAGGCTCCAAAAACTCCAGAC
It encodes:
- the LOC144530398 gene encoding GTPase IMAP family member 7-like, producing the protein MSYSSKKEGDSLQPAGEKPELRIVLLGKVRVGKSFSGNIILGDDLFHSKPGLSPVTEKCQKEKKKINNQNVVVVDTPGLLSTDQTEEEIVRKIKKSIKLAKPGPHVFLIVLSVRDKYTKKVEDMVKTICDTFGKNTMDYTMVLFTRGVELKGTIEDFIHCNENLHELIKKCDYGYHLLDNRPEKVSELLKKINDKVQAEEASFYTAEMLQEAETALQQTVH